The sequence below is a genomic window from Heptranchias perlo isolate sHepPer1 unplaced genomic scaffold, sHepPer1.hap1 HAP1_SCAFFOLD_413, whole genome shotgun sequence.
tactattcgcctcaaccactctgtgtcgcagcgagttccacattctcaccactctctgtaaagaaattcctcctgaattctttactTGATCTTTTCGTGCCTCTCTTATATTtcggcccccttgttctggtctcccccactagtggaagcagtttctccacaTTCACCAATCCTaattttcaatacctctatcgggtctcctcttagtcttttacagagaaaagagccccagcctgctcaatctatcGTGACGGGCACGTCCGCATCCACTCAATTCCGGTAACGTCCTTGTAAATCCTTcccgcactgcctccagtgcttcaatatcctttctgtagtgtgggtctctcaagtcaacaatggatttactacatctttgtccgatcttacagaccgtctctctctctctctctctccctgcccagatcgccaaggcggagaagctgaagccacttgaggtggagctgcgacgattggaggatctgtcagagtcgatcgtcaatgactttgccgacatgaagcagcgagaggaagagatgagggacaccaatggtaggagcacccagcacaggcttcagtctgcaacacccaccccttctccacttactgctctcggtctcggggaccctgtctcgttcctcggtcagcgtcactcacccctccgagtcagaagtttgtgggttttagctccctccacctcccgggacataagcccctctccccttctctcccccatagcacgagcctcagcttcatacggttatccagtcgtcctgtgaaagatgcagtgggctctgcttcaggcactttgtggcaaagcatcccttgccccaactgccctccactagccctcggagtaaagaggggtggtctagggcttgggtaccaggggccaggggttaaaaggactgcaggactgatccccagtgtcaaagggactttgttttttaaaaaaacgtacatttatttcgccccttccacgacctcgggacgtccctgaGCACTTAATAGCCAGTaatgtactattttgaagtgtagtcactgttgcaatttaggaaacgggcagccaacttgtgcacagcaagatcccacaaacagcgttgtgataatgaccagataatctgtgttttagtggcgttggttgagggataaatattggccagaacacccaggggagaattctgctcttctcccattagtggccgtgggatcttttacatccacctgagaggggcaggcagggactcagtttaacgtctcatcagaaagacggcacctccgacagtgcggcactccctcagtactgcactgggagtgtcggcctggattaggtgctcgagtctctggagtggggctcgaagccatgaccttctgacaagggggccttgtcgaggcagataagattctgcatattttcattccaagtttgactgcaggataagagcacgtgtgtacaaactggggcgAGTGTGGGCAGGATGGAACACCCGGAGGGGAGGCTCTCAGTAGGGTAGCGGAGGGAAAACACAGAGTCCTTTCATGCGCCGTtagatggggtgctccatgggctggaggcctccactcatctaaaccagggagttggagtcagagggctgggacctttctacaccagagggcagagttgtggaataagtttttggggaaggacggtataaacggggtccagagacagaagggatcatttgaagcccctgggattaaagggacagtggctgcatggttacaaaattggctacgggacagaaagcagagagtagtgatgaacggttgtttttcagactggagggaaatatacagtggtgttccccaggggtcagtattaggaccactgctctttttgatatatattaatgacttgcacttgggtattcagggtatttcaaactttgcagatgatacgaaactcggaaatgtagtaaacaacgtggaggatagtaacagacttcaggaggacatggactggtggaatgggcagacacatggctgatgaaatttaacgcagagaagtgggaagtgatacattttggtaggaagaatgaggagaggcaatataaactaaatggtacaattttaaagggaatgcaggaacagagagacctggggagtgcacagacacaaatccttgaaggtgacaaattgagaaggctgttttaagaaaaaaagcatccaggatcctgggctttattaatagaggcatcgagtacgaaagcaaggaagttatactaaacctttataaaacactggttaggcctcatctggagtattgtgtccaattctgggcaccacactttaggaaggatgtcaaggccttggagagggtgcagaggagatttactagaatggtaccagggatgagggacttcagttatgtggagaaactggggttgttctctttagagcagagaaggttacggggagatttaatagaggtgttcaaaattatgaagggttttaatagattaaataaggagaaactatttccattggcagaagggttggtaaccagaggacacagatttaaggtaattggcaaaagaaccagattgcgatgagggttttattttccgcagcgagttatgatttggaatgagctgcctgaaagggcagtggaagcagatttaataataactttcaaaagggaattggataaacactgaaaggaaacatttgcagggccatggggaaagggcaggggagtgggactaatgggacagctctttcaaagagccagcacaggcacgatgggccgagaggcctcctgtgctgtaagattctcggtggtgggattgacctgttaggaagggacagggtgtcagttgtggacagagtgacgctcccatgaaaggcctgccatgtccctgctctcacctGAGCTGTTCAGCGAGAGTGGATCCAGGATGGGTTTTCGGGGAGGGAGTGACCGTAGGAATCACCCAAAGGCCAGACTCGGAGCAGCAGTGACCCAGGAGCAGGGAAACGGTGCTCGGGGCAGCAAGGTGAAGGGAAGAGGGAGGGCTgccttcagtgaagtgatcttagtgcagattgaatccactcctccaacctgtttgatgagcccctctctctctctccctctctctccctacgtGCAGAGtccaatgtaaggaatcgtacaacaccaggttatagtccaacaattttattttaaaatcacaagctttcggagattatccccttcgtcaggtgaatgagtgaaaggttctcaaatcgcatatcttctattaggctgggacagcatcacaccaatcaaaagatgtcgttgttgttcaaacaggccagtcacggtgaacagcacgtcccagtacactggagaacagcgtccacgacaccacacaaccctgccacggcaacctctgcaagacatgccagatcatcgacacggataccaccatcacacgagaggacaccacccaccaggtacatggttcatactcctgtgactcggccaacgttgtctacctcatacgttgcaggaaaggatgccccggagcatggtacattggcgagaccatgcagacactgcgacaacggaagaacggacaccgcacaacaatcgccagacaggagggttccctcccagtcggggaacactttagcagtcaaggacattcagccaccgatcttcgggtaagcgttctccaaggcggccttcgagacacacgacgacgcaaaatcgtcgagcagaaattgatagccaagttccgcacccatgaggacggcctcaaccgggatcttgggttcatgtcacgctacacgttaccccaccagcaaggggggaaaaaaacttatctgtttttaatattctctctctctctgcctttcgggtctctttctctctgtctgtgtaatttgacacaatgtgtattcagtatactgggaccgactgttttccgtggctaatctgtctgaacaccaacgacacctttgattggtgtgatggtgtcccagcctaatacaagatatgcgatttgagaacctcattCACTGCTCACCtggcgaaggagataatctccaaaagcttgtgattttaaaataaaattgttggacgataacctggtgttgtaagattccttacattaattgaacccgtcactTGCAACATTTAagaaaacgaaattaataaaggtTACCGtacaaaatattttctggagcaTCTACgcagtgtgtttgtgccggttcaaatggcacaaagagctggggtttcagtttattttataatccttggtccaaactcactctccctgcttccaatgtctttgcttcTCGTCcagatattaagatcatcaatggcggctgcagcacccagcatgcagcg
It includes:
- the LOC137312261 gene encoding transmembrane emp24 domain-containing protein 10-like, with amino-acid sequence PQVTDSSGHILYSKEEATKGKFAFTTDDYDMFEICFESRLPPGHFRVPDQLIILNTKHGVEAKNYEDIAKAEKLKPLEVELRRLEDLSESIVNDFADMKQREEEMRDTNGWDSITPIKRCRCCSNRPVTVNSTSQYTGEQRPRHHTTLPRQPLQDMPDHRHGYHHHTRGHHPPGTWFILL